The following is a genomic window from Calliphora vicina chromosome 5, idCalVici1.1, whole genome shotgun sequence.
TAGATTTTGGGAgttaatgattattttttaacaggaaattgtttgaattttagcTTGATAATTGATTTTCTACACTATTTATTGGcagttttatcaaaaattttacattgaaTCAGTGAAAAATGGCTTTAATTTGGTATGGCAGTTTCGTTAAAATAtggaaatgtttaatattttggacaatttcaataaatatgtgATAATATATTAGAATAATGTAATaagtttcataaatttaaataattaaatcttgaaatctttaaaaaaatgattaaatatatttaaatttttaagaaaaaggtAGTTTATgactttaaatataacaaagatattgaaaatatggatatttccacaaatttattatataacAGTAATTTTTTTGTCACTTGCTGTATAAGTGATTGCACCGTTGTACCCTGCTTATTAAGAGAAACACTGTTACCATATAAGTCACTGCTTTATCTCATAACAAGCACAGCTTTATCTCAGAGAGCACTGAATTTTACCGTTGCTCTctcaaataacaaaataaaggagttaccatatgttttaaaacaagaacaacagttatattttagattattgctgttcttttaaatattaaactatttaaaattaaattccactaaatttgctttaattctgctggtatttatgttttataaaatcaatataaatttgaaccaaacaaaaaaaaaaaatgaaaatttgaaatcTAATATTCATAATGATAGGGTTTCcgtaatacaaacaaaatacaaaatgtttacaattttacaaCCACTTTTTTCTTTTCGCTAAATTTGTTGCATTTCTCTAACATTCCGAAAACAAAAGCcaatcaatcatatttctttgttatacttgttttatactatttatttattaaatcttcTTATCATTataatacttaaaatttataaataaatctttaggCAGTTTTACTATTGTAtggtttggaaaaaaaaatctaacataaatgtcataaaatgtatttaaacaaaattaatgaaatttaattaagacTTCGTTCAGTTATTCAAGACTCAAACCTAATTTctgtattttagtttaataaagttcttgttgtttgtttgttttttatttttttatatatagactCTTTCAATTAATCAataacttattattatttaagtttttcatttatcattttgtttatttatcgtCAAGcgtaaatgttttgtttttatgtttttgtttttttgttataatttagcTTAATTATTTATCCCTCTTAACTTTTCATTACCACAATTCATTTTTTCTTCTGCCTTTGGTttcaaattaagttttatttaattttttattatttttttttttggttttttctttcagatgaatttattttttatttttttgctatttattatgtttgtaattttatgttacttatatttatgaattttgttttaaatgaaaattgataCGTTGACACGAAAACATTATGAATAGGGCAGCTACTGTGTAGGGCAAtaaattaatcaaataattattattgttgtttagtGTTGATGCAGCATGATTGCATAAATCATTGGTGCAGGCACAATACAGAGCCTGGACATCATGAGTACCGGAACGTTTCAGGCACTCTTTGTCATCGGTACGTCCATCGGGTATATAACCGCAACCTCGTACAATGCGTACTTTGCCATAAACtacaaggttttttttttaaaatgaaaagaaaattattttaaaaaatgtaattaatactTGTTTCTATTTAGTATGTAAGAAGAAACGTTTTATTGGTTTTAAAGTTATCTTACCCTTTTGTACAGTCTTACGGCATAAAATTGGTTTATACTTATCCTTGAGATGTTCACGTGGTTCCTGTTTACTACAGTTAACTTCACCTATTGAATAAGGATCGAAGGGATCACCACAGCGACGATCGTATTCACTATTGCAGTCGTAGCACATTAAAGCAGTTGTAACTGGAAATAAGGAAATAAGATAATTAATgttagtgtttttttatatatgtatgtataatagaTTTAGTTAGTCTTTAAAATGTCCTACAGTGTCCAAAAATCAAGAATATGGAATACTTTTGCCAAATTAAAATTGGagttacttttcaaaaatggtgTTAAAAACTAGTTTCGTAGTATAAAACAATACGAAATTTATAAGTAGTTGGCATCGCCCTTGGAAACTGTATTATCGACTTCATATTTGTCTGCCGCCAAATGAGGACAAGACAAAATTTATGCTTGCAAATACCCGAGAAAATATCCGTCGGAAATAAGGAGACATATTTTAGGCGACAGTTGTTAGTGCGAAATAATCTAcgaatttgttttgaaaaaattgtttacctccaccatcaataaaaaaatgatgTCAGCAAATAGCGTTAGGCGAAAATTACCGCGGAAAGCAAAGACAAGTTCTTTTATGCACATATATGAGTATTAGTCATTATTAGCGGAAGTaatgggtgccccgatagactacacgatagtgtgctggactatcaatctggaggttgtgggttcgattcccgccagagactctgggtgtatctgtagacaagcaaaacgattttgtttaaaaaaaatcgctacTTCACTTATTGTGACATAGCTTGGCGAActctattttgattattaagTAAATTAAAGAGCCTACAGCACTGCTATCCGAAGGATCTTTAGTGCAGTACTTTTGTTCATCATAACAAATAGAGTTTAAAAAAGAAGCCTATAAACCTCAATAGGAGCCAATCTCATGAAACCTACTTCAACATAACTTCAATGGTAAACAATCGCAAAGTACTTGACATCGTAATAAATCGCCTTTTCAATCTGAGTTCATATGTGACTCATTGGAAGAGAACAAACTCCAAATGAACCCAGGAACCGGAATACTAATTATAGATTACAAAGAAGGgttcaagttttttaacaaatttagttttattgacACCAATGTGTAGTAAAAATATGGGAATTAATAATGGAATATGATGCCGAGCAAAATTTGTAACCACATTTTACAAAAGCTCCAATTTACAGCATAAGGTTCTTCACGAAAACCCGGTCTTTCAATTAGCCCCTGAGGAAATAGCACATCGGCGTTAAATCACAGGAACAAGACGGCCAATTGACATCGCCAAATCAAGAAAAATCCCGACAGGGGATTGTCAAAATTAGTTTGTTTACATAACCAAAAATGGACCTCAACTAAAGCTGATTTtgtttgtagtaaataaatgtcaaaggaTGACAGCTCAATTATTGACATTTCATCATTTGACAGCCAATTTACTTCATATCCTCACATTTGCCCAGGCCGTACTTAATTAAGAAGAAtctgttatttaataaaatatatttcaattctcttatttattaagACTTAAAATAGGCCATAGATGGTGTatattttgaacgcggtttttatttttaataatttgtatatcattttgaagggtacatatctgtcatacccttcaccttgagtggcatgggtatatataagtttgtcattccgtttgtaatttctacatacagagaaaacatattcgtgatagcaaccgaatttgttaccaatcgaatgattcggttggtCACATAGAATTTGTCAGTTCTAAccacagaaagtcagttgataaagaagaatttctgttggagcaaccaaactttagttacccttccaaaatattgtatccataactgtaaaattcggtcactaagatagaaccaTTCGATTCTCTGTGTATGTATATTCAAGcgaaatcgatatagccatgtccgcctgtatgttgaaatcaacttttcgcaGCCCCCACATAACTTACAAActtgatttatacatcaatatatccgccgGCAATTCTCCCGGCTCagttgctttttaaaatcgacaaaatccaCAAATGGCCGATTTTTTGCAacgtggtttagaaactttttttttggaaataattcggtatcttgggaattattggatatattgttacgaaatttcacaaatttgtacgtttttttatataatgcgtgcaaaaatctgttacactaaaatttctgttaagtcagtatgtgtttcaattcaaaatttacatttgatatgttaataacattttgtacgcattatttgaaaaaaagtacaaatttgtcaaagggggcaaggtttgtggaacttctgaggagtaaataaaggctttttatataagtatttaatattgttaaaaacctaAGCACTTGAGGAatgaaattttagtaaaattaaataattttataaaattttgggacttcatttactttaaaaactatggtgattttccacgaataaaaatataaaatttgaattaatgtaaaattttaacaattaaagataacataacaaaatttggaaccaatatagactcaaatgtccttaaatcaatggcattagaatttttgacattttgtattttcaaataccgaaattcctaaaacggggaaaatgtgttccaaaaactgagtttttttagaaaagtgcctaatgtgacgttatttaccgtgtgatagtaaaaacacttagtaaatatttaagaaacatacgggttatacaaatatggagcttttttgtAGATTGGTTCTTTgcctacatttttttttaaaattggccaagtttggataggtctgcggGGTGATATGTCCgattaagtgagccaaatttttctttacacgcttttgcattaagttgtctttccgtcccgaagaaaatttttttccacaaaagaaaaaatatatgggcttttttgggaaaaaacgtaaaaaatattggCCTTTTTataagttccaactttggatgcataCTTTTTCTGGGGaacagataactgttagcaatttttttattttatttagaattttatcgtcaatatagctgatattttaaaaataaatttcgaccctccgtaggcccgccatatctaaaaaaccataaaaaaatcgagcaaaatttaaaaaaaataaatcaataaacctgaatatctcttcaactaatagagataacctacacttgtaagcatattttttgtagaccttctcaaggactatttatatttaaaatttcagctcattcgatttaaggagtgagatcgaaaaattcttaacatacatatatgtttataaaaaagaaaccactaaacttacagctttaattttttttttatttgattgaaattattattacaatttacaaaaaaaattatttttatagttttaatcactagtgatgaaattttgaacctttttcggaaacccttccattaacgtttttatagtgctttctgtcactttgctcgaacatgtagtccatctccgtttaaaatctaccacacttttggacaccttttttgtactcttcaattctcttttaacaagagcccaatatctctccactggccttagctccgggcagtttggaggatttgcctctcttggtacaaataccacattattgttcttgtaccactcaagggcttgtttgccatagtgacaggatgccaagtcaggccaaaaataagtggacacattatgaagtcttatgaatggaagcagccttttttgtaaacattccttgatgtaaatttcggtatttatagagcccgttgtaacaaatgagtggcttcttttgccgcaactgcatattgcttgccataccaagaactttctgggaaattttgtctgcttttgggtcctaaacttttcttcaacattccctcgagcatcagcaacataaaatttttgacctggaagttgcgaaaaatctgccagaacatacgtttcgtcatccattatgcagcaagaatattttttttataaaacttgacttcaatttccgtgctctgtttttggcctctaaatttttagtagcgttcctgtcaggaactttttgagccttgtatgtttttaaacctgcattagctttaacttttcgtaccaaatagtccgagcactgagctaaccgggctgctttcctaccggatgtgttgggagctcttttgaaaatgcgttctatttttttggctttagaaacatcatgtggaccattccttctacctgaaccaggttttctatcaactgacaagttctcccggtactgtttaataacattggaaacagtttgacggcagacctttgtatgcttggccaactttttgtaagaccaagttgggttttgttgaaaatatttaataatttcagtacgcacttttttctggtcactcattttaatcagattaacaaaaaaattaatataattgacattacacataataactgacatgtttttcaaaggtaacttgatcaaaaaaaaattcaaataatacttgggttaaaaaatgtaatgaaaaacgtgtgttaagaatttttcgatctcactccttatttaaaaaattggagacccgaggtgaccaaatttggggagctacgcactggcccccattatcgTTACGAatctgaa
Proteins encoded in this region:
- the LOC135960773 gene encoding UPAR/Ly6 domain-containing protein crok, which gives rise to MSPFMERTLLLVALLACLQVTTALMCYDCNSEYDRRCGDPFDPYSIGEVNCSKQEPREHLKDKYKPILCRKTVQKVYGKVRIVRGCGYIPDGRTDDKECLKRSGTHDVQALYCACTNDLCNHAASTLNNNNNYLINLLPYTVAALFIMFSCQRINFHLKQNS